A part of Aspergillus flavus chromosome 5, complete sequence genomic DNA contains:
- a CDS encoding putative efflux pump antibiotic resistance protein (MFS toxin efflux pump), whose amino-acid sequence MHDNKLQDTLRSPPQASFVSDSRSVEGRPSMEKGSTLAGSQEESPALVSEAKNENSIHVANTSPGDEATQEEEEEYPSSWKLGLITIALALAIFCLALDNTIISTAIPKITDQFKSLEDVGWYGSAYLLTTCALCLTFGKLYTFYSTKWVYLTALFVFELGSLICGIAPNSLTLIVGRAIAGLGAAGLFSGALIIIAQTVPLNRRPIFAAMMGSMYGIASVAGPLMGGAFTDRLSWRWCFYINLPFGGVTAFFIIFFFRAPKSVKDNSGFKNQMGQLDFPGTALFMPSIICVLLALQWGGTMYAWNNARIIALFVVFGVLLIAFCGIQWWQQDKATVPPRLVKNRNVWGAAAYSFCVGGAFFIYIYYLPIWFQAIKGVTATRSGIMNLPLLLPMIVASIAAGACVTMVGYYTPFMIATPILMSIGGGLLSTLKVDSGDAAWIGYQVLFGVGVGLGLQQPMIVVQAALPIADVPTATAIVMFTQTLGGALFVSVAQNVFQNQLRKNILARAPEVDIAKVVGAGATMLRQAVSKDILPTVLESYNDAITQTFYAAVAIGAIGFFAALPIQWLSVKGKKIEAMAA is encoded by the exons ATGCACGACAATAAACTGCAAGACACTCTTCGCTCACCGCCACAGGCCAGTTTTGTATCCGACAGCAGATCAGTGGAGGGCCGACCATCCATGGAAAAAGGGAGTACGCTCGCCGGCTCACAGGAAGAGTCGCCTGCGCTGGTCTCAGAAGCAAAGAATGAAAACAGTATACATGTGGCGAACACTAGCCCAGGCGATGAAGCAAcgcaagaagaggaggaagaatatccAAGCTCTTGGAAACTTGGCCTAATTACTATCGCACTGGCCCTTGCCATCTTCTGTCTGGCACTG GACAACACCATCATTTCCACGGCAATCCCGAAGATCACAGATCAGTTCAAGTCCCTTGAAGATGTGGGCTGGTATGGCAGCGCATACCTCCTGACAACGTGTGCATTGTGCCTGACGTTCGGCAAGCTGTATACGTTCTACTCTACAAAATGGGTCTACTTAACTGccctttttgttttcgaaCTGGGATCTCTGATCTGCGGGATCGCGCCGAACTCATTAACACTGATCGTTGGCCGAGCCATAGCCGGTCTCGGGGCAGCAGGACTATTTTCGGGGGCCCTCATTATCATTGCACAGACAGTGCCACTGAACCGACGACCAATCTTCGCCGCGATGATGGGATCAATGTATGGAATCGCGAGTGTGGCCGGACCCTTGATGGGCGGTGCGTTTACGGACCGCCTCAGTTGGAGATGGTGTTTTTACATCAATTTGCCTTTTGGCGGAGTGACtgctttcttcatcattttctttttcagagCACCCAAGTCTGTCAAGGACAATTCCGGCTTCAAAAACCAAATGGGGCAACTAGACTTCCCTGGAACTGCCCTGTTCATGCCATCAATTATCTGTGTATTGCTCGCTCTACAATGGGGAGGCACTATGTATGCCTGGAACAATGCTCGGATCATAGCTCTTTTCGTTGTATTCGGGGTCCTTCTCATTGCCTTCTGTGGTATACAGTGGTGGCAGCAGGACAAGGCTACGGTACCTCCGCGACTGGTCAAGAATCGGAATGTATGGGGCGCTGCAGCTTACAGCTTCTGCGTTGGTGGAGCATTTTTcatctatatctactat CTTCCGATTTGGTTCCAAGCGATAAAAGGTGTCACAGCAACCAGGTCAGGCATAATGAACCTTCCGTTGCTCCTTCCTATGATTGTTGCCTCCATTGCTGCTGGTGCTTGTGTCACTATGGTTGGATACTATACACCGTTCATGATCGCCACACCGATTCTCATGTCAATCGGTGGTGGGCTTCTGAGCACGTTAAAAGTCGATTCAGGTGATGCTGCATGGATTGGGTACCAGGTTCTATTCGGAGTTGGCGTGGGCTTGGGTCTGCAGCAACCCATGATTGTTGTCCAAGCTGCTCTTCCAATTGCTGATGTCCCCACTGCAACGGCTATCGTCATGTTCACCCAGACACTAGGGGGCGCGCTTTTTGTCTCTGTCGCACAGAATGTGTTTCAAAACCAACTGCGCAAGAACATTCTTGCCAGAGCCCCCGAAGTTGATATTGCTAAGGTGGTTGGTGCCGGTGCTACGATGCTGCGGCAGGCTGTGTCGAAGGACATATTACCTACAGTTCTCGAGTCCTACAACGATGCTATCACCCAGACATTCTATGCTGCAGTGGCCATAGGGGCAATTGGCTTCTTCGCGGCACTTCCTATACAGTGGCTGTCCGTgaaaggcaagaagattGAGGCGATGGCTGCCTAG
- a CDS encoding putative cytochrome P450 monooxygenase (cytochrome P450 monooxygenase) → MLVQEVWKTLSIEGVVVGVSALLGLLSFAYVIYNRFLHPLRKFNGPFLASITPWVQLYHGLKGDRHLWLHNLHQQYGSHVRVAPNFVSINSAQGLHDIYGHGKKLKKANFYNGFTAIKGVYNTHNVIDKTVHGRKRRVLSQAFSDQALKSMEDVMLLHVRQLCTALAEQQTEGNKAEAQKTTVQNMGDWFSYLTYDVMGELCFGKSFDMLVSSGRRKMIQLVDRAANRHYVCGLWMPLDTWHLDQIVIHRLTNDRWNFIMNSRVEANKRAQERTQAGHDSKKDFFYYLLNAKDPETGKGLTTPELWGEANVLMIAGSDTTSTTLAATIFYLVRNPRVMKLLKKEVREAFTSVEEIVTGGKLNELVYLKACIDEALRLAPAVPGAIPREVMEGGAVVDGAFLPAGTDCGTPTYSIHRQPQYYREPEAYLPERWIEGATCVTADDKWESTKDAVETARRAFCPFSIGPRGCIGKGMAFMEMRLTIARLMFLFDMELADRQGEDEKGHLALVDHFTSAKQGPNVIVRRRDITV, encoded by the exons ATGCTCGTCCAGGAGGTTTGGAAGACGTTATCCATTGAGGGGGTTGTGGTGGGGGTGTCTGCTTTGCTGGGTTTGTTG TCTTTTGCATATGTCATCTACAACCGCTTCTTGCATCCTCTTCGGAAATTTAACGGTCCGTTCCTTGCGTCGATAACCCCCTGGGTGCAGCTGTATCATGGCTTGAAGGGGGACCGGCATTTGTGGCTGCATAATCTGCATCAACAGTATGGATCGCATGTGCGTGTTGCGCCGAACTTTGTCTCCATCAATTCCGCGCAGGGTCTGCATGATATCTATGGACATgggaagaagctgaagaaggccaaTTTCTACAATGGGTTCACTGCGATTAAGGGCGTGTATAACACGCACAATGTCATCGATAAGACCGTCCATGGTCGGAAGAGACGGGTGCTGAGCCAGGCTTTCTCCGATCAGGCTCTCAAGAGCATGGAAGATGTCATGTTGCTGCATGTTCGACAGCTTTGCACGGCTCTGGCAGAGCAGCAGACGGAGGGTAACAAGGCTGAGGCTCAGAAGACTACCGTCCAGAATATGGGCGATTGGTTCAGTTACCTCACGTACGATGTCATGGGTGAACTGTGCTTCGGGAAGAGTTTCGATATGTTGGTGTCCAGCGGCCGCAGGAAGATGATCCAGCTTGTTGATCGTGCGGCCAACCGTCACTATGTG TGCGGTCTCTGGATGCCCCTTGATACCTGGCACTTGGACCAAATCGTCATTCACCGACTAACCAACGACCGATGGAACTTCATCATGAACTCGCGCGTAGAGGCCAACAAGCGAGCCCAGGAGCGCACGCAGGCAGGCCACGACTCCAAGAAAGACTTCTTCTACTATCTGCTCAACGCCAAAGACCCCGAGACGGGCAAGGGTCTCACGACGCCTGAGCTCTGGGGCGAAGCCAACGTCCTCATGATCGCAGGCAGCGacaccacctccaccacgCTCGCAGCGACCATCTTCTACCTCGTCCGCAACCCGCGCGTCATGAAGCTCCTGAAAAAGGAAGTCCGCGAGGCCTTCACCTCCGTCGAGGAGATCGTCACCGGCGGCAAGTTGAATGAGCTTGTTTACCTGAAGGCCTGCATTGATGAAGCACTGCGCTTGGCACCTGCCGTTCCGGGGGCCATTCCGCGCGAAGTGATGGAGGGCGGCGCCGTCGTGGATGGGGCCTTTTTACCCGCCGGCACGGACTGTGGGACCCCGACTTACTCCATCCACCGCCAGCCCCAGTACTACCGCGAACCTGAGGCGTATTTGCCCGAGAGATGGATTGAAGGGGCAACGTGCGTAACCGCCGATGATAAGTGGGAGAGCACCAAGGATGCTGTTGAGACTGCACGGAGAGCATTCTGCCCGTTCAGCATCGGGCCCCGCGGATGCATTGGCAAGGGCATGGCATTCATGGAAATGCGACTGACCATCGCGCGGTTGATGTTCCTATTTGACATGGAGTTAGCCGATCGAcagggagaggatgaaaaaGGCCATCTGGCTCTGGTGGATCATTTCACCAGCGCCAAGCAGGGGCCGAATGTGATAGTCCGCCGGAGGGATATAACCGTCTAG
- a CDS encoding putative C6 zinc finger domain protein (C6 transcription factor), whose protein sequence is MSSNPHDFSDPNRQGQYPPPQWNTSQPEDNPSAHYPPASQYPYPPASYPPPSADHQYPPPPQSQYPPPPNMAAIHPHVQGPQDPYRLPPPPGAYRPPDVYAQPPPPQVVYQAAAPRQRTAIACRYCRRRKIRCSGFESSQDGRCSNCIRFNQECMFTPVSSQAQAFVPAHAAYPHLRNAQNQPRGGAPVMLYGAHGQPLPPQQQPQAPPDATLPPPQGLYQNPYGSAPPPLPQDPRPIGRRGSSSGFEYPDPTNLAPVTPATSAPGYQAHSASSPYYPPPPQHDRRPSPQSAYPYDNRHSSSPHNSPYPPLHASQSAMTPPPTSTPGGSSRGGLNVRDMLNPGDSQGRSSTDSDMLNALNRRGLNQ, encoded by the exons ATGTCCAGCAACCCCCACGATTTCAGCGACCCTAATCGACAGGGACAGTATCCACCTCCTCAGTGGAACACTAGTCAACCTGAGGATAACCCTTCCGCTCATTATCCGCCGGCTTCTCAATACCCT TATCCTCCAGCTTCGTACCCTCCACCGAGTGCCGACCACCAATAtcctccgccgccgcagTCACAGTATCCGCCGCCGCCCAACATGGCTGCCATTCATCCGCATGTTCAGGGCCCGCAAGACCCCTACCGCCTTCCACCGCCCCCTGGTGCTTATCGCCCCCCAGACGTTTATGCTCAACCACCTCCGCCCCAAGTGGTCTACCAAGCTGCCGCTCCACGACAGCGGACAGCTATCGCCTGTCGTTACTGCCGGAGACGGAAG ATTAGGTGCTCGGGATTCGAAAGTTCTCAGGATGGGCGTTGCAGCAACTGTATCCGCTTCAACCAAGAGTGCATGTTCACGCCAGTTTCCTCCCAGGCGCAAGCTTTTGTTCCTGCACATGCTGCCTACCCACACTTGAGAAACGCACAGAACCAGCCACGTGGTGGTGCCCCGGTAATGCTTTATGGCGCTCACGGTCAACCTTTACcaccccaacaacaacctcaaGCTCCACCTGATGCCACACTTCCCCCGCCACAGGGGTTGTATCAGAATCCCTATGGCAGTGCACCCCCACCCCTCCCTCAAGATCCT AGACCTATTGGCCGTCGCGGCTCCAGTTCTGGATTCGAGTATCCTGATCCAACCAACTTGGCACCCGTAACGCCGGCAACATCCGCGCCAGGATATCAAGCGCATTCTGCCTCAAGTCCATACtatccacctccacctcagcACGATCGTCGTCCTTCTCCGCAGTCGGCGTACCCTTACGATAATCGCCACTCTTCGTCTCCCCACAATTCACCCTATCCTCCTCTGCATGCTAGTCAAAGCGCGATGACTCCCCCACCCACTTCTACTCCTGGTGGCTCATCTCGTGGTGGTCTGAATGTTCGTGACATGTTGAATCCAGGAGACAGCCAGGGTCGTTCCAGCACTGACAGTGATATGCTGAATGCCCTCAACCGGCGGGGCTTGAATCAGTAA
- a CDS encoding Redoxin: protein MSGIKAGDSFPSDVVFSYIPYTEEADKFNVCGIPINYNASKEWADKKVILFALPGAFTPVCSANHVPEYKEKLPEIREKGVDVVAVLAYNDAYVMSAWAKANGVKNDDILFLSDPDAKFSKSLGWADEEGRTKRYAIVIDHGKVTYAALEPAKNHLEFSRAETVIKHL from the exons ATGTCTGGAATCAAGGCCGGTGACAGCTTCCCCTCCGACGTTGTCTTCTC ATACATCCCCTACACCGAGGAGGCTGACAAGTTCAACGTTTGCGGTATCCCCATCAACTACAACGCCTCCAAGGAGTGGGCCGACAAGAAGGTTATCCTCTTCGCTCTTCCCGGTGCCTTCACTCCCGTCTGCTCTGCAAACCACGTCCCCGAGTACAAGGAGAAGCTCCCTGAGATCCGTGAGAAGGGTGTCGACGTTGTTGCTGTCCTTGCTTACAACGATGCCTACGTCATGAGCGCCTGGGCCAAGGCCAACGGTGTCAAGAACGACGACATT CTCTTCCTTTCCGACCCCGATGCTAAGTTCTCCAAGAGCCTCGGCTGGGCCGATGAGGAGGGCCGCACCAAGCGCTACGCCATCGTCATTGACCACGGCAAGGTCACCTACGCTGCTCTTGAGCCCGCCAAGAACCACCTCGAG TTCTCGCGCGCTGAGACCGTCATCAAGCACCTGTAA
- a CDS encoding putative peroxisomal membrane protein 2, pxmp2, whose product MPPSPLTVTLIQSTILNAISNILAQLIDRHKENKPFALNTIALIQFITYGAIIVPPNFSWQRYIEARFPGFPSWKRNNDNHVPEPNGLLPTKEKPFRPKQQRSGMWNFAVKFLLDQTIAGVCNILLFIVLINLLKGSNLGRVWELVCEDFGPIMLARLKFRPIVSALMYTVVPVDRRVVFGSACGVIWGIYLSLYAVV is encoded by the exons ATGCCCCCATCCCCCTTGACAGTGACCCTGATCCAATCCACGATCCTCAACGCCATCTCCAATATCCTGGCCCAATTAATAGACCGGCACAAAGAAAAC aaaccattcGCCTTAAACACAATCGCACTCATCCAATTCATCACCTACGGCGCCATTATCGTGCCGCCCAATTTCTCCTGGCAGAGATACATCGAAGCCAGGTTCCCGGGTTTTCCCAGCTGGAAGAGAAATAACGACAACCATGTGCCCGAGCCCAATGGTCTCCTGCcaacgaaggagaagccGTTTAGGCCGAAGCAGCAGAGATCTGGGATGTGGAACTTTGCTGTGAAGTTCCTTCTGGATCAGACTATTGCTGGAGTGTGTAATATTCTCTTGTTTATTGTGTTGATCAATCTGTTGAAGGGATCAAATTTGGGGAGGGTTTGGGAGTTGGTTTGTGAG GATTTTGGTCCCATCATGCTGGCTCGTCTGAAGTTTCGGCCTATCGTGTCGGCGCTTATGTATACTGTTGTCCCTGTCGACCGACGGGTGGTGTTTGGGAGCGCCTGCGGAGTTATCTGGGGGATTTATTTAAGTCTTTATGCGGTTGTTTGA
- a CDS encoding ribonucleases P/MRP protein subunit (unnamed protein product): MAPNPASKRKSTHPGAQNGSAAARKRAKTFDARTLAAQSAESALSASGELDVAAYLEAREFEIRALESGMQRSKAALTSRAFQQVPRSLRRRTASHNVKRVPSRLRARAKREMMEDNTPTVTARRRKPTEAMRIRLETARRLQNLNTKTKAKRAHSKAKRDKENQKSLEEAGSHSFDIAPRVPKIKKNKLSRPPPPESKFKKRQKCKTWLPTHMFHAKRAHMTTSKDPLWRFAIPLSPTEKSYRPTHRARGARGAIVWDMSYMSTIQLEGTEGALECVLRAVGVDGNEAWGPRGKKWRAGTRSLQVWAYECDGPQRPIAPVTLIRCAEEKPGDVEMMDADKASSVENKNSKKDRKKLFIRVHPSAFLQLWNELLEVSKRQNPPVMIEDLRFEIGSIDITGPGSTEALLAVLRPVESNENSKLSNTPESTWNSLLGVSNPSSLPQNALLAFPISDPRLRFPHKTMRPPSSEKDMQDLAMTLSSWAPDRTQTTPSIFDRRARLAAVRQLPSQKAINRRRTEAGPGRLPTPRDTDPQIPMMLLATRPRAQTKDNNAPGSWTVLLPWKCVLPVWYSLMYYTLSSGGNPRLGGLKEQQQLAFEAGEPWFPGDFPGTRAGWEWNLRDREQSKKEWERRPKGRRVEFDSIDLGANQRGEIGRGWACDWERLVQGAEASDASDPNEKDKKAKAEGEIETRQNGEDEETSVDGLPLGIHHLQPAEADRALRDQNSSVDNSALATVRVSLFNRGTPTPRARIYRLPTTNPELRQKWLSFASAKPAGHKSPGRESSSTGSDPQARLAASLLSAQIDTDVHQEHLPLPSEEDLIGFVTTGNFNLSAGKGTGVGSIQVSKVTLAALGKCKARERTMCIIRGAGERVGRLGYWEVA, encoded by the exons ATGGCCCCCAACCCTGCTTCGAAGCGCAAGTCCACTCACCCAGGAGCACAAAATGGCTCCGCAGCAGCTCGGAAGCGCGCCAAAACATTCGATGCCCGCACACTTGCTGCACAGTCCGCCGAATCTGCCCTTTCTGCTTCCGGAGAACTCGATGTTGCCGCGTATCTCGAAGCCCGTGAATTCGAAATTCGTGCCCTGGAGTCGGGCATGCAACGATCGAAGGCCGCCCTGACGAGTCGCGCGTTCCAGCAAGTACCTCGATCGTTGAGGAGGAGAACGGCCAGTCACAATGTGAAGAGGGTGCCAAGTAGGTTGAGGGCGAGGGCCAAGAGAGAG ATGATGGAAGATAACACACCAACCGTGACGGCACGTCGGAGGAAACCAACAGAGGCCATGCGCATCCGTCTCGAAACCGCCAGACGTCTCCAAAACCTCAATACCAAGACCAAAGCCAAGAGAGCTCACTCGAAAGCGAAGCGTGATAAAGAGAACCAGAAGTCGCTGGAAGAGGCGGGCAGCCACTCCTTTGATATTGCCCCGCGTGTCCCTAAgatcaagaaaaataagCTCTCGCGCCCACCCCCGCCAGAGTCCAAATTCAAGAAGCGGCAAAAATGCAAGACGTGGCTCCCTACGCACATGTTTCATGCAAAACGAGCCCACATGACTACGTCTAAAGATCCTCTGTGGCGATTCGCCATTCCTTTGTCGCCGACCGAGAAGAGTTACCGGCCGACCCATCGGGCGAGAGGCGCGAGGGGCGCTATAGTATGGGATATGAGCTATATGTCTACCATTCAGCTGGAGGGAACGGAAGGTGCATTAGAATGTGTTCTGAGGGCCGTCGGCGTTGACGGGAATGAAGCATGGGGCCCAAGGGGCAAAAAATGGAGAGCCGGAACAAGAAGCTTACAAGTGTGGGCTTATGAGTGCGACGGGCCACAGAGGCCTATTGCGCCAGTCACCTTGATTCGATGTGCTGAGGAAAAGCCGGGAGACGTTGAAATGATGGATGCGGATAAAGCTAGCTCTGTGGAGAACAAAAACTCCAAAAAAGATAGgaagaagctcttcatcAGAGTACACCCGTCTGCATTCTTACAGTTGTGGAATGAGCTACTCGAGGTTTCCAAAAGGCAGAACCCTCCTGTGATGATCGAAGATCTTCGTTTCGAGATTGGCAGCATCGATATCACAGGTCCGGGCTCCACTGAAGCTCTGTTGGCGGTGCTGAGGCCAGTTGAATCGAATGAGAACAGTAAACTATCGAACACCCCGGAATCTACGTGGAACTCTTTACTGGGCGTCTCGAATCCTTCATCTCTCCCACAAAACGCCCTCCTTGCATTTCCCATATCTGATCCTCGTCTCCGTTTCCCGCACAAGACAATGAGACCCCCTTCCTCTGAAAAGGACATGCAAGACCTAGCTATGACCTTGTCATCCTGGGCACCTGATCGTACGCAAACAACACCTTCTATTTTCGACCGTCGCGCACGCTTAGCTGCCGTGCGCCAACTGCCCAGCCAAAAAGCTATCAATCGGCGACGGACTGAAGCTGGGCCTGGTCGCCTTCCGACTCCTCGAGATACTGACCCGCAGATCCCGATGATGCTTCTTGCAACTCGACCCAGAGCTCAAACGAAGGATAACAATGCCCCAGGTAGCTGGACTGTACTTCTCCCTTGGAAGTGCGTCCTTCCAGTGTGGTATTCGTTGATGTATTATACCCTTTCAAGCGGTGGAAACCCGAGACTTGGTGGTCTAAAAGAGCAGCAACAGCTCGCTTTTGAAGCAGGTGAACCCTGGTTCCCCGGTGATTTCCCTGGCACACGTGCTGGTTGGGAATGGAACTTGCGTGACCGAGAACAGtcaaagaaggaatgggaaCGACGGCCTAAGGGACGGAGAGTTGAATTCGACAGTATTGATTTGGGAGCCAACCAGAGAGGTGAGATTGGTCGGGGTTGGGCATGCGATTGGGAGAGACTGGTCCAGGGTGCTGAAGCTTCTGACGCCAGCGATCCCAatgaaaaggacaaaaaagcGAAGGCTGAGGGCGAAATTGAAACACGGCAGAATGGCGAGGACGAGGAAACCTCTGTGGATGGTCTTCCGCTCGGTATACACCACTTACAGCCAGCCGAAGCCGACCGTGCACTTAGAGACCAGAATTCTAGTGTCGACAATTCAGCTCTTGCGACTGTAAGAGTTTCCTTATTTAATCGAGGCACCCCTACCCCGCGAGCTCGAATCTACCGTCTACCTACCACCAACCCAGAACTCCGTCAGAAATGGCTTTCTTTTGCATCAGCTAAGCCGGCCGGTCACAAATCACCTGGTCGTGAATCTTCCAGCACTGGTTCAGACCCCCAAGCGCGCCTCGCTGCATCTCTTCTATCAGCCCAAATCGATACAGATGTCCATCAGGAGCATTTGCCTCTTCCATCGGAAGAAGATCTCATTGGCTTTGTAACAACAGGAAATTTCAATCTCTCCGCAGGCAAGGGCACAGGAGTTGGTTCGATACAGGTGTCGAAGGTCACTCTAGCTGCCCTTGGAAAATGCAAGGCTCGAGAGAGGACCATGTGCATCATTCGGGGAGCGGGCGAGAGGGTAGGAAGACTGGGTTATTGGGAAGTTGCTTGA